Genomic DNA from Leucobacter triazinivorans:
AGCGGGATATGAAGCGTTCAACGCCGGAGTGCCTCAACTGACCTCTGATTTCCCGGAGCTGCGCGCGTTCTACGGCGACTCCGCGTGCTACACCTCAGCGGCTCCCGACGCCATCGCGCAGGGCGCCCGCGAGCTGTTGGCACGACACGGCGAACTCGCGCGACGGCTCCTGGAGCTGAGGCCTCAGCGCGTCTCGGAGCAGGCCGCGGCGCTCGAACAGCTGCGCCGCGCGCTCGATCCCTCGCACTCCGCATCCCCGCTCCCCGCACAGAGAGAAGCCTGAAACCGTGCGACTGTCAGTAATCGGGTGCGGATACCTCGGCACCGTGCATGCCGCTGCGATGGCGAGCCTGGGCCACGATGTCGTCGGCATCGACCACGATCTCACGCGCGTACACGAGCTCACCGCGGGACGCGCGCCCTTCTTCGAGCCCGGACTGCAGCAGTTGCTCACGGACACGCTCACGACCGGCCGCCTGCGATTCTCGAACGACATCGCCGACGCGGCTTCGGCGCGACTGCACTTCCTGTGCGTCGGCACTCCCTCGGCGGCGGACGGCGCCTCTGCCGAGCTGGGCTTCCTGCGCACGGCGGTCTCCTCGCTGCTTCCCCTGCTCAAGCCCGGCGACTTCGTGGTCGGCAAATCCACGGTGCCCGTCGGCACCGCATCCGATCTGGCCGCGCAGATCTCGGCGGCGGGGGCCACCCTCGCATGGAACCCCGAGTTCTTGCGCGAGGGGCACGCGATCGCCGACACGCTGCACCCCGATCGCATCGTCGTGGGCGTCGAGGACACCGTGGGAGGCGTCCTGGCCGCCGAGGCCCTGCACGACATCTATGCGCCCTGCATCGCGGAGGGCGCTCCGATCATCGTGACCGATCTCGCCACCGCAGAGCTCGCCAAGGGTGCGGCGAACGCCTTCCTCGCCACCAAGATCTCCTTCATGAACATGATGGCCGACATCGCCGATGCAGCGGGAGCCGATGTCACCGGCCTCGCTCAGATCCTCGGTCACGATCCGCGCATCGGATCGCGCTACCTCGGCGCCGGCATCGGCTACGGCGGCGGGTGCCTGCCGAAGGACCTGCGCGCCTTCGTGGCCCGCGCAGGTGAGCTGGGCGCCGATGCCGAGATGCTGCGCCAGGTGAACCTGGTCAACGCGCGACGACGCACCGCGGCGGCGCAGCGGCTCGTGGAACTGCTCGACGGCGCGGTCGAGGGGCGGAGAGTGGCGGTGCTCGGCGCCGCCTTCAAACCCGATTCAGACGACGTGCGCGACTCACCCGCGCTCGATATCGCATCGCAGCTCGGCTCCCTCGGAGCACGGGTGGTCGTCACCGACCCCTCGGCGATCGAGAACGCTCGGGCGAAGGCCCCCCGCCTCGAGTACACGGCGAGCTGGACGGAGGCGCTCCGCGGCGCCGATGCGGTCCTGCTCGCGACCGACTGGAGCGAGTACAAGCGCATCGACCCGGCTCGAGCCGCCGCTCTGGTGGCGCGGCCGCTCATCGTCGACGGACGCAACTGCCTCGACTGGGAGGCGTGGATCGCCGCGGGGTGGCAGTACACCGGCATCGGGGTGCGCGGCCCCTTCGCAACCGCTCATGGGCAATTCGAGTAAAATAAATAGTCGTGTCCCAGTCAACGCCCACGTCGGCAATCAGATACGTCACCCCCGGCGCCAGCCGGTGGCTGTTCGACGTCTTCAGGTACCGGCATCTGCTGAGCCTGCTGCTCAAGAAGGGCACCACGACCCGCTACTACGGCTCGGTGCTGGGCTGGACCTGGTCGTACGTGCGCCCGGCGGCGCAGTTCTTCATGTACTACTTCATGATCGGCCAGGTGCTCGGCATGCAACGGAGCGTCGAGCTGTTTCCCATCTATCTCTTCTCGGGGATCGTGCTGCTCAACTTCTTCGGCGAGGCGACGCGGGCCGCCACGAACTCCATCACCGGCAACGCCGCCCTGGTCAAGAAGATCTACCTGCCGCGCGAGCTCTTTCCCGTCGCCGCGGTGGGGTCGGCATTCATCCACTTCATCCCGCAGGTGATCCTGCTGTTCGTGGTCTGCCTGTTCTTCGGGTGGCACTTCACCTGGCTCGGGCTGCTCTACTTCGCCGTTGCGCTCATCATCCTCCTCGTGTTCACCCTGGGCCTCGGCCTGTTCTTCGGCTCGATCAACGTCGCGTATCGCGACGCGAAGAACATCATCGATGTCGCCCTCATGTTCGCCGTGTGGATGTCACCGGTGCTGTACTCGCACGCCATGATCCGTGATGTGCTGCCCGCCTGGCTGTACAACCTCTATCTCGTGAACCCGGTGACCGTCAGCGTCGAGCTGTTCCACAGCGCGTTCTACCGGCCGATCGTTCCGAATGGCGTTCCCGTGCCCGACTACATGTTCACGAACACGCTCGCGGGCCTCGGCATCGCGATCGGCACCCTGCTCATCGGTCAGGTCGTGTTTCGCAAACTGGAGGGCGATTTTGCGCAAGACCTTTGAGCCGCGGCCGGCCGACCCGGTGATCATTTTCGACAACGTGCAGAAGACCTTCAACCTGAGGCACGCGCGCTCGCTGAAGCAGACGGTGCTGGCAGCGGTGCGGCGCAGGGACCGCTTCGAGGCGTTCAACGCGCTCGACCACGTCACATTCGCGGTCGCCCCCGGGGAGTCGGTCGCGGTGCTCGGCCGCAACGGCTCGGGCAAGTCGACCACCCTCAAGTTGCTCTCGGGGGTGCTCCGGCCAACCTCGGGCAACATCTACACGATGGGTCGCGTCGCCGGCTTGCTCGAGGTGGGCGCCGGGTTTCACCCCGA
This window encodes:
- a CDS encoding UDP-glucose dehydrogenase family protein; the encoded protein is MRLSVIGCGYLGTVHAAAMASLGHDVVGIDHDLTRVHELTAGRAPFFEPGLQQLLTDTLTTGRLRFSNDIADAASARLHFLCVGTPSAADGASAELGFLRTAVSSLLPLLKPGDFVVGKSTVPVGTASDLAAQISAAGATLAWNPEFLREGHAIADTLHPDRIVVGVEDTVGGVLAAEALHDIYAPCIAEGAPIIVTDLATAELAKGAANAFLATKISFMNMMADIADAAGADVTGLAQILGHDPRIGSRYLGAGIGYGGGCLPKDLRAFVARAGELGADAEMLRQVNLVNARRRTAAAQRLVELLDGAVEGRRVAVLGAAFKPDSDDVRDSPALDIASQLGSLGARVVVTDPSAIENARAKAPRLEYTASWTEALRGADAVLLATDWSEYKRIDPARAAALVARPLIVDGRNCLDWEAWIAAGWQYTGIGVRGPFATAHGQFE
- a CDS encoding ABC transporter permease — translated: MSQSTPTSAIRYVTPGASRWLFDVFRYRHLLSLLLKKGTTTRYYGSVLGWTWSYVRPAAQFFMYYFMIGQVLGMQRSVELFPIYLFSGIVLLNFFGEATRAATNSITGNAALVKKIYLPRELFPVAAVGSAFIHFIPQVILLFVVCLFFGWHFTWLGLLYFAVALIILLVFTLGLGLFFGSINVAYRDAKNIIDVALMFAVWMSPVLYSHAMIRDVLPAWLYNLYLVNPVTVSVELFHSAFYRPIVPNGVPVPDYMFTNTLAGLGIAIGTLLIGQVVFRKLEGDFAQDL